Proteins from a genomic interval of Piscinibacter sp. HJYY11:
- a CDS encoding tol-pal system YbgF family protein: MALVLAWWFCLLGLHWLLAWKLDGQVWLWLAVAAPAVVGGTVWLALRVAPIKGRPRGSPVAAAALHDPVARTRIRRLLEKRRSADALAAYIAALAAQPRFDPGTVAVVPLTKQALKQQRPDLALQLLEAFGQRRPGDTRTALYRWLHGQALLAAGREDEGVAQLQALMLHHAGDRHAREARTLLAHHHHASGTPSSAGDRGDGAPA, from the coding sequence TTGGCCTTGGTGCTGGCATGGTGGTTCTGTCTCTTGGGCCTGCACTGGCTGCTGGCGTGGAAGCTCGATGGGCAGGTGTGGCTGTGGCTGGCAGTGGCTGCGCCGGCGGTGGTGGGCGGCACCGTGTGGCTCGCGCTGCGCGTGGCGCCGATCAAGGGCCGGCCGCGTGGGTCGCCCGTCGCGGCAGCGGCTTTGCACGACCCCGTGGCCCGCACCCGCATCCGGCGATTGCTGGAGAAACGCCGGTCGGCCGACGCCCTCGCCGCCTACATCGCGGCGCTGGCGGCGCAACCCCGCTTCGACCCCGGCACGGTGGCCGTCGTGCCGCTGACCAAGCAGGCGCTCAAGCAGCAGCGCCCCGACCTGGCCTTGCAACTGCTCGAAGCCTTCGGCCAGCGCCGCCCGGGGGACACGCGCACCGCCCTCTACCGCTGGCTGCATGGCCAGGCGTTGCTGGCCGCCGGGCGTGAGGACGAAGGCGTGGCGCAGCTGCAGGCGCTGATGCTCCACCACGCCGGAGACCGGCACGCACGGGAGGCCCGCACCCTGCTGGCCCACCATCATCACGCCAGCGGCACCCCGTCATCGGCCGGCGACCGCGGCGATGGTGCGCCCGCCTAA
- a CDS encoding esterase-like activity of phytase family protein: MTPHTRSWAALAAAALLVTACGGGDDEPSGPTAPAPQTYAQTHAVGNVSVSITKHELQAATSFNIPYEGSHTAIAADFASGFLPAYGSGLAFKERLADGTLEFYAITDRGPNGDGPSAPVPGGTGNNISKVFPAPSFAPSFGVIRVGANAVLQSSTPLRRDATTRITGLPPQAGLGSTGETPLNDAYRFDATKANYDAQGLDPESIVVDTARSVLWASDEYGPFIVRINRTTGVIERKYGPGAGATDLPAVLVKRRVNRGMEGLTLDVASGKLHGFLQSPIDPKDANGASIRARPPGGSNTDVRHIARFVRWLEFDPTTETSRLYAYPIDGTQYDRNRTGNAKLGDVVSLGNGKFIVIEQGARASDARVMNKLYLVEIPANATDITAQGHDLEVSSITQAASNGADYSTVVTLRKTELLDLNAAGWVAEKAEGLTLVDANTLALINDNDFGLRTILLDAAGATVAGSIEDCTVDANGAIVSGCPAGVVGARLTRGVDNERPTRLWLIRFSQPLAAYAIP, encoded by the coding sequence ATGACACCACACACTCGCTCCTGGGCTGCCCTCGCCGCGGCCGCCTTGCTCGTCACCGCCTGCGGCGGCGGCGACGACGAACCTTCAGGGCCCACCGCGCCCGCCCCGCAGACCTATGCGCAGACCCACGCGGTCGGCAACGTCTCGGTGAGCATCACCAAGCACGAGCTGCAGGCGGCCACCAGCTTCAACATCCCCTACGAGGGCAGCCACACCGCCATCGCGGCCGACTTCGCGAGCGGCTTCCTGCCCGCCTACGGCTCGGGCCTCGCCTTCAAGGAACGACTGGCCGACGGCACGCTCGAGTTCTACGCCATCACCGACCGCGGCCCCAATGGCGACGGCCCCAGCGCGCCCGTGCCCGGCGGCACCGGCAACAACATCAGCAAGGTGTTCCCTGCCCCGTCCTTCGCGCCCAGCTTCGGCGTGATCCGTGTCGGCGCCAACGCGGTGCTCCAGAGCAGCACGCCGCTCCGGCGCGATGCCACCACCCGCATCACCGGCCTGCCGCCGCAAGCCGGTCTGGGCTCGACGGGCGAGACGCCGCTCAACGACGCCTACCGCTTCGACGCCACGAAGGCCAACTACGACGCCCAGGGCCTCGACCCCGAATCGATCGTCGTCGACACCGCGCGCAGCGTGCTGTGGGCGAGCGACGAATACGGCCCCTTCATCGTGCGAATCAACCGCACGACCGGCGTGATCGAGCGCAAGTACGGCCCCGGGGCCGGCGCCACCGACCTGCCGGCGGTGCTGGTCAAGCGGCGGGTCAACCGCGGCATGGAAGGCCTGACGCTCGACGTGGCGAGCGGCAAGCTGCACGGCTTCCTGCAAAGCCCGATCGACCCGAAGGATGCGAACGGGGCCTCCATCCGCGCGCGCCCGCCCGGCGGCAGCAACACCGACGTGCGCCACATCGCGAGGTTCGTGCGCTGGCTCGAGTTCGACCCGACGACCGAGACCTCCAGGCTCTACGCCTACCCGATCGACGGCACGCAGTACGACCGCAACCGCACCGGCAACGCCAAGCTGGGCGACGTGGTGAGCCTCGGCAACGGCAAGTTCATCGTCATCGAGCAGGGCGCCCGCGCCAGCGATGCGCGGGTGATGAACAAGCTCTACCTGGTGGAGATCCCGGCCAACGCAACCGACATCACCGCGCAGGGCCACGACCTCGAGGTGAGCAGCATCACGCAGGCGGCCTCGAACGGCGCCGACTACTCGACGGTGGTCACGCTGCGCAAGACCGAGCTGCTCGACCTCAACGCCGCCGGCTGGGTGGCCGAGAAGGCCGAGGGCCTGACGCTGGTCGACGCAAACACCCTCGCGCTCATCAACGACAACGACTTCGGCCTGCGCACCATCCTGCTCGACGCCGCCGGCGCCACGGTGGCCGGCAGCATCGAGGACTGCACGGTCGACGCCAACGGGGCCATCGTCTCCGGCTGCCCGGCCGGCGTGGTGGGCGCTCGCCTCACGCGCGGCGTCGACAACGAACGGCCCACGCGCCTGTGGCTGATCCGCTTCAGCCAGCCGCTGGCGGCCTACGCCATCCCGTAG
- the phnC gene encoding phosphonate ABC transporter ATP-binding protein: MTNNVIQVTKLRKSFGAHTALRDVSLSVQRGEMVALLGASGSGKSTLLRHLNALHRADAGSTSHVEVLGRTLQQGGKLARDARDTRAQVAAIFQQFNLVDRLSVMKNVLAGALHRQPLWRGLFAQFPQAELQRAHEALKRVGIERCAWQRASTLSGGQQQRAAISRALVQGAQIILADEPIASLDPESSRRVMDLLAEVNRELGVTVIVSLHQVDYAFAYCPRTVALRAGEVVHDGPTRELTPQRLRDLYGTQTDELMPRPHDAATPLQPVPLAA, from the coding sequence ATGACGAACAACGTGATCCAGGTGACGAAGCTGCGCAAGAGTTTCGGTGCCCACACCGCCTTGCGCGACGTGTCGCTCTCGGTGCAGCGCGGCGAGATGGTCGCCCTGCTCGGCGCCTCGGGCTCCGGCAAGTCGACGCTGCTGCGCCACCTGAACGCGCTGCACCGCGCCGATGCGGGCAGCACCTCGCACGTGGAGGTGCTCGGCCGCACGCTGCAGCAAGGCGGCAAGCTGGCGCGCGACGCCCGCGACACGCGTGCGCAGGTGGCCGCGATCTTCCAGCAGTTCAACCTGGTCGACCGCCTCTCCGTGATGAAGAACGTGCTGGCCGGTGCGTTGCACCGCCAGCCGCTGTGGCGCGGCCTCTTCGCGCAATTCCCGCAGGCCGAGCTGCAACGGGCCCACGAGGCGCTCAAGCGCGTGGGCATCGAGCGCTGTGCCTGGCAACGCGCCTCCACGCTTTCGGGCGGCCAGCAGCAGCGGGCCGCCATCTCGCGCGCGCTGGTGCAGGGCGCGCAGATCATCCTCGCCGACGAGCCCATCGCCTCGCTCGACCCCGAGTCGAGCCGCCGGGTGATGGACCTGCTGGCCGAAGTGAACCGCGAGCTGGGCGTGACGGTCATCGTCTCGCTGCACCAGGTCGACTACGCCTTCGCGTACTGCCCGCGCACCGTCGCGCTGCGCGCCGGCGAAGTGGTGCACGACGGCCCCACGCGCGAGCTCACCCCGCAACGCCTGCGCGACCTGTACGGCACGCAGACCGATGAACTGATGCCGCGGCCGCACGACGCCGCGACGCCCCTCCAACCCGTGCCGCTGGCCGCCTGA
- the phnD gene encoding phosphonate ABC transporter substrate-binding protein — protein MNRRATLLVLATTASVWFNQSTHAQPRELQMGIIATESSANLKTAWQPLIDDLQKQTGLKVNAFFAPDYAGVIEAMRFNKVQVAWMGNKSGMEAVDRANGEVFGKVVSVDGTQGYWSLMIVHKDSPLKSLDDVIKARANLTLGMGEINSTSGTLVPGFYAWAAHKVDPAKEFERAARSNHESNILAVASKQLDVATVASDGVDRMKIKMPEKAAELREIWRSPLIPSDPLVWRKDLDEATKKKLRDFFLAYGKDAREKEVLKTLTWSAFVKSDNQQLTPIRQLELARERAKVDADTALSADDKAKKLKDIDQRLAELAQQVALAK, from the coding sequence ATGAACCGCAGAGCCACCCTCCTCGTCCTCGCCACCACCGCCTCGGTGTGGTTCAACCAGAGCACGCATGCGCAGCCGCGCGAGCTGCAGATGGGCATCATCGCCACCGAGTCGTCGGCCAACCTCAAGACGGCGTGGCAGCCGCTGATCGACGACCTGCAGAAGCAGACCGGCCTCAAGGTCAACGCCTTCTTCGCGCCCGACTACGCCGGCGTGATCGAGGCGATGCGCTTCAACAAGGTGCAGGTCGCGTGGATGGGCAATAAGTCAGGCATGGAAGCAGTGGACCGGGCCAACGGCGAAGTGTTCGGCAAGGTGGTGTCGGTCGACGGCACCCAGGGCTACTGGAGCCTGATGATCGTGCACAAGGACAGCCCGCTGAAGTCGCTCGACGACGTGATCAAGGCCCGCGCCAACCTCACGCTCGGCATGGGCGAGATCAACTCGACCAGCGGCACCCTGGTCCCCGGCTTCTATGCCTGGGCCGCCCACAAGGTCGACCCGGCCAAGGAGTTCGAGCGCGCCGCCCGCTCCAACCATGAGAGCAACATCCTCGCGGTGGCCAGCAAGCAGCTCGACGTGGCCACGGTGGCGAGCGACGGCGTCGACCGCATGAAGATCAAGATGCCCGAGAAGGCCGCCGAGCTGCGCGAGATCTGGCGCTCGCCGCTGATCCCGAGCGACCCGCTGGTGTGGCGCAAGGATCTCGACGAGGCCACCAAGAAGAAGCTGCGCGACTTCTTCCTCGCCTACGGCAAGGATGCGCGCGAGAAGGAGGTGCTGAAGACGCTGACGTGGTCGGCCTTCGTGAAGTCCGACAACCAGCAGCTCACGCCCATCCGCCAGCTCGAGCTCGCCCGCGAGCGCGCCAAGGTCGACGCCGACACCGCCCTGTCGGCCGACGACAAGGCGAAGAAGCTGAAGGACATCGACCAGCGCCTCGCCGAGCTGGCGCAGCAGGTCGCGCTCGCGAAGTAA
- the phnE gene encoding phosphonate ABC transporter, permease protein PhnE → MSLAPVAEPITPPRTSWLTLLVWGVLLAVLAASWKGADMRPLDLLRDGSNMGEYARGFFPPDFSDWRHYVTELLITLQIAVWGTALAIACSVPLALLASANITPWWVHQPVRRVLDGCRAINEMLFALLFVVAVGLGPFAGVLALWVHTTGVLAKLFSEAVEAIDPQPVEGIRATGAHPLAEIVYGVIPQVMPLWISYALYRFESNVRSASVVGMVGAGGIGMVLWDVIRGFQYAQTAAVLIMLVVAVSLIDMASSRLRKLAT, encoded by the coding sequence CTGAGCCTTGCCCCGGTGGCCGAGCCCATCACGCCGCCACGCACCTCGTGGCTCACGCTCCTCGTGTGGGGCGTGCTGCTTGCCGTGCTCGCCGCCAGCTGGAAGGGCGCCGACATGCGCCCGCTCGACCTGCTGCGTGATGGCAGCAACATGGGCGAGTACGCCCGCGGCTTCTTCCCGCCCGACTTCAGCGACTGGCGCCACTACGTCACCGAGCTGCTGATCACGCTGCAGATCGCGGTGTGGGGCACGGCACTCGCCATCGCCTGCTCGGTGCCGCTCGCACTCCTCGCCTCGGCCAACATCACGCCCTGGTGGGTGCACCAGCCGGTGCGGCGCGTGCTCGACGGCTGCCGCGCCATCAACGAGATGCTGTTCGCGCTGCTCTTCGTCGTCGCGGTGGGCCTGGGGCCGTTTGCCGGCGTGCTGGCCCTGTGGGTGCACACCACCGGCGTGCTGGCCAAGCTCTTCTCCGAGGCGGTGGAGGCGATCGACCCGCAGCCGGTGGAGGGCATCCGCGCGACCGGTGCGCACCCGCTGGCCGAGATCGTCTACGGCGTGATCCCGCAGGTGATGCCGCTGTGGATCTCGTATGCGCTGTACCGCTTCGAGTCGAACGTGCGCTCCGCCTCGGTGGTGGGCATGGTGGGTGCCGGTGGCATCGGCATGGTGCTGTGGGACGTGATCCGCGGCTTCCAGTATGCGCAGACCGCGGCGGTGCTGATCATGCTGGTGGTGGCGGTGTCGCTGATCGACATGGCCTCCTCGCGCCTTCGCAAGCTGGCGACCTGA
- a CDS encoding HD domain-containing protein, protein MPPLSLDDIATLFERHGSASYDGSRRESVTALEHALQCAQLAEWAHADDTLVAAALLHDLGHFLTPVAGDAQDDCHERVALPYLKGRFGAAVLEPIRLHVAAKRYLVATDDGYFAGLSPASVHSLQLQGGPMTPVEVVKFNDTPFAMDAVQLRRWDDLAKTPGQATPPLGYYLALLSGLAER, encoded by the coding sequence ATGCCGCCGCTGAGCCTCGACGACATCGCCACGCTGTTCGAGCGCCATGGCAGCGCGTCGTATGACGGCAGCCGGCGCGAGTCGGTCACCGCCCTCGAGCATGCGCTGCAATGCGCGCAGCTCGCCGAATGGGCGCATGCCGACGACACGCTGGTGGCCGCGGCGCTGCTGCACGACCTCGGGCACTTCCTCACCCCGGTGGCCGGCGACGCCCAGGACGACTGCCACGAGAGGGTGGCGCTGCCCTACCTGAAGGGCCGCTTCGGCGCCGCAGTGCTGGAGCCCATCCGGCTGCACGTGGCGGCCAAGCGCTACCTCGTGGCCACTGACGATGGCTACTTCGCGGGGCTGTCGCCGGCCTCGGTGCACTCGCTGCAACTGCAGGGCGGGCCGATGACGCCGGTCGAGGTGGTGAAGTTCAACGACACGCCATTCGCGATGGACGCCGTGCAGCTGCGCCGCTGGGACGACCTCGCCAAGACGCCGGGCCAGGCGACGCCGCCGCTCGGCTACTACCTCGCGCTGCTGAGCGGCCTGGCCGAGCGCTGA
- a CDS encoding MFS transporter, whose amino-acid sequence MSSSSHPLRRIAVPAFGPSLLFGIGEGAILPILPLAARELGSSVSAAALMVALMGIGSLLSNLPASLLTMRFGERWSIVAAALWTALGMALCASTRHLGVFAVGCFMAGMSQAVFNLARQAYLSEAVPVEWRARALSTLGGVSRIGMFIGPFVSAAVVHQWGLAGAYGLGIGALLVAAGVAVRIPDLAPRTVATAKLSFASTLRDHRHVFLTLGIGVMLVASVRASRQAVIPLWADHLGLSASVASLIYGLAGGIDMLLFYPAGRVMDLKGRRWVAVPSMVVMGTALLLMPFTHGPWTLLIAAMAIGFGNGIGSGLIMTLGADHSPPGERARFLGVWRLMADLGSTSGPALLSFLAAAMSLGIAVASTGLLALAAAGVLGHWIPRTGKH is encoded by the coding sequence ATGTCTTCCAGCTCCCATCCCCTGCGCCGCATCGCCGTGCCGGCCTTCGGCCCGTCGCTGCTCTTCGGCATCGGCGAAGGCGCCATCCTGCCCATCCTGCCGCTGGCGGCGCGCGAGCTCGGCAGCTCGGTCTCGGCGGCGGCGCTGATGGTGGCGCTGATGGGCATCGGCTCGCTGCTGTCGAACCTGCCGGCCTCGCTGCTGACCATGCGCTTCGGCGAGCGATGGTCCATCGTGGCGGCAGCGCTCTGGACGGCGCTCGGCATGGCCCTGTGTGCCTCGACCCGCCACCTCGGCGTGTTTGCGGTCGGGTGCTTCATGGCGGGCATGTCGCAGGCGGTGTTCAACCTCGCGCGGCAGGCCTACCTCAGCGAGGCAGTGCCGGTGGAATGGCGGGCACGGGCGCTCTCCACGCTCGGGGGTGTGTCGCGCATCGGCATGTTCATCGGGCCCTTCGTCTCGGCGGCGGTGGTGCACCAGTGGGGCCTGGCCGGCGCCTATGGCCTGGGCATCGGCGCGCTGCTGGTGGCGGCCGGCGTGGCGGTGCGCATCCCCGATCTCGCACCGCGCACCGTGGCGACCGCGAAGCTGTCGTTCGCGTCGACGCTGCGCGACCACCGGCATGTGTTCCTCACGCTCGGCATCGGCGTGATGCTGGTCGCCTCGGTGCGGGCGAGCCGGCAGGCGGTGATCCCGCTGTGGGCCGACCACCTGGGCCTCTCGGCCTCGGTCGCCTCGCTGATCTACGGCCTGGCCGGGGGCATCGACATGCTGCTTTTCTACCCGGCCGGGCGGGTGATGGACCTGAAGGGCCGCCGCTGGGTGGCCGTGCCGTCGATGGTGGTCATGGGCACGGCCCTGCTGCTGATGCCGTTCACGCACGGCCCATGGACGCTGCTCATCGCCGCCATGGCCATCGGCTTCGGCAATGGCATCGGCTCGGGCCTGATCATGACGCTGGGCGCCGACCACTCGCCGCCGGGCGAGCGAGCCCGCTTCCTCGGGGTGTGGCGCCTGATGGCCGACCTGGGCTCGACCAGCGGGCCGGCGCTGCTGTCCTTCCTGGCGGCGGCGATGTCGCTCGGCATCGCCGTGGCGTCGACCGGCCTGCTCGCGCTGGCGGCCGCAGGCGTGCTGGGCCACTGGATCCCGCGCACCGGCAAGCATTGA
- a CDS encoding helix-turn-helix domain-containing protein, producing the protein MDYPLKMPDQLRPQLQALRKQRGMTQAQLGAAIGVTQARVVEIEANPGAVSLQQIMQVLAVLGATLVIHDHGPVAAEPAPGPSKGSW; encoded by the coding sequence ATGGACTACCCCCTCAAGATGCCCGATCAGCTGCGCCCGCAGCTGCAGGCGCTGCGCAAGCAGCGCGGCATGACGCAGGCCCAGCTCGGCGCGGCCATCGGCGTCACGCAGGCACGCGTGGTGGAGATCGAGGCCAACCCCGGTGCCGTGAGCCTGCAGCAGATCATGCAGGTGCTGGCGGTGCTGGGGGCCACGCTCGTGATCCACGACCACGGCCCGGTGGCCGCCGAGCCCGCCCCCGGGCCTTCGAAAGGCAGCTGGTGA
- a CDS encoding type II toxin-antitoxin system HipA family toxin: MVSSHLAAWMNGEPVGTWTVDRGTHRFTYDEAWLRSPKRRALSLSLPITPGREVRGPAVAHYFDNLLPDNERIRDRLHRRFKTRSADTFSLLEAIGRDCVGAVQLLPEGHAPTGWDRIDSERLSEAQVAALLRGVPSEAVLGQAGDDDESFRISLAGAQEKTALLRHGGHWHRPRGATPTTHILKLPLGLVGGSRRVDLGDSVENEWLCALILHHLGLPVAPAEIWRFDDQKALAVTRFDRAWQQHADGRDWIARLPQEDFCQALGHPPTRKYEKDGGPGIADCLRLLGGSAEPGDRATFALTQLAFWLMAATDGHAKNYSLFLHAGDAYVMTPLYDVLSIFPYVGDAANQFRWRKAELAFALRAKNVHYQLHSQQPRHWHALALQAGGPAVWARMLQQVERVGPALDAAERHLPADYPPHTWQAIASGMRAQAARFLDGLAKA; the protein is encoded by the coding sequence CTGGTGAGCTCGCACCTCGCCGCCTGGATGAACGGCGAGCCCGTCGGCACCTGGACGGTCGACCGCGGCACCCACCGCTTCACTTACGACGAAGCCTGGCTGCGCTCGCCCAAGCGCCGGGCGCTGTCGCTCTCGCTGCCCATCACGCCCGGGCGTGAAGTGCGCGGCCCGGCGGTGGCCCACTACTTCGACAACCTGCTGCCCGACAACGAGCGCATCCGCGACCGGCTGCACCGCCGCTTCAAGACCCGCTCGGCCGACACCTTCTCGCTGCTCGAGGCGATCGGCCGCGACTGCGTGGGCGCGGTGCAGCTGCTGCCCGAAGGCCACGCCCCCACCGGCTGGGACCGCATCGACAGCGAGCGCCTGAGCGAAGCGCAGGTGGCGGCCCTGCTGCGAGGCGTGCCCTCCGAGGCCGTGCTGGGCCAGGCCGGGGATGACGACGAGAGCTTCCGCATCTCGCTCGCCGGCGCGCAGGAGAAGACCGCGCTGCTGCGCCACGGTGGCCACTGGCACCGCCCGCGGGGCGCCACGCCCACCACGCACATCCTCAAGCTGCCGCTCGGCCTGGTGGGCGGCTCGCGCCGGGTGGACCTCGGCGACTCGGTGGAAAACGAGTGGCTGTGCGCGCTGATCCTGCACCACCTCGGCTTGCCGGTGGCACCGGCCGAGATCTGGCGTTTCGACGACCAGAAGGCGCTCGCCGTGACCCGCTTCGACCGCGCCTGGCAACAACACGCCGACGGCCGCGACTGGATCGCCCGCCTGCCGCAGGAAGACTTCTGCCAAGCGCTCGGCCACCCGCCCACCCGCAAGTACGAGAAGGATGGCGGCCCCGGCATCGCCGACTGTCTGCGCCTGCTGGGCGGCAGCGCCGAGCCCGGCGACCGCGCCACCTTCGCGCTCACCCAGCTCGCGTTCTGGCTGATGGCCGCGACCGACGGCCACGCGAAGAACTACTCGCTCTTCCTGCACGCGGGCGACGCCTACGTGATGACGCCGCTGTACGACGTGCTGTCGATCTTCCCGTACGTGGGCGATGCGGCAAACCAGTTCCGCTGGCGCAAGGCCGAGCTGGCGTTTGCGCTGCGTGCCAAGAACGTGCACTACCAGCTGCACAGCCAGCAGCCGCGGCATTGGCATGCACTGGCCCTGCAGGCGGGAGGCCCGGCGGTGTGGGCGCGCATGCTGCAGCAGGTCGAGCGTGTCGGCCCGGCGCTCGACGCCGCGGAGCGTCACCTGCCAGCCGACTACCCGCCCCACACCTGGCAGGCGATCGCAAGCGGCATGCGCGCCCAGGCCGCCCGGTTCCTCGACGGGCTCGCGAAGGCCTAA
- a CDS encoding SDR family oxidoreductase, with protein MARDDDTPADSPPQATTRRHAIGWLGAGVAAPGLVAAGSAAAAPAVPPRPLIDPRTAYPRPPFPEQRQPWPGLASQMTPRPDHGERSYVGAGRLAGRKALITGGDSGLGRAAAIAYAREGADVAIGYLPAEEPDAREVIQLIRAEGRKALALPGDIRLEGTCSRLVAETVTAFGGLDILVNNAARQHAAKSIMDISTDFFDWTMKTNLYAMFWLTKYALPHLPPGAAIINTASVVAFDPPEDLLDYSTTKAGIIAFTQSLAKQLAKKGVRVNAIAPGPYWTPLQPSGGQLPGEIANFGADTPYGRPGQPVEIAPLFVQLADSFASYTSGNVFPSTGGTAAP; from the coding sequence ATGGCCCGCGACGACGACACCCCCGCCGACTCACCCCCTCAGGCCACCACGCGCCGCCACGCCATCGGCTGGCTCGGTGCCGGCGTGGCCGCGCCGGGCCTCGTGGCCGCGGGCAGCGCTGCAGCCGCACCGGCCGTGCCACCGCGCCCGCTGATCGACCCGCGCACCGCCTACCCGCGTCCGCCCTTCCCTGAGCAGCGCCAGCCCTGGCCGGGCCTGGCGAGCCAGATGACGCCGCGGCCCGACCATGGCGAGCGCAGCTACGTCGGCGCGGGCCGGCTCGCCGGCCGCAAAGCGCTGATCACCGGCGGCGACTCGGGCCTCGGGCGCGCGGCCGCCATCGCGTATGCGCGAGAGGGGGCCGACGTGGCAATCGGCTACCTGCCCGCCGAAGAGCCCGATGCGCGCGAGGTGATCCAGCTCATCCGCGCCGAGGGGCGGAAGGCGCTCGCGCTGCCGGGCGACATCCGCCTCGAAGGCACCTGCTCGCGGCTGGTGGCCGAGACGGTGACAGCCTTCGGCGGGCTCGACATCCTGGTGAACAACGCCGCGCGCCAGCATGCGGCGAAGTCGATCATGGACATCAGCACCGACTTCTTCGACTGGACGATGAAGACCAACCTGTACGCGATGTTCTGGCTGACCAAGTACGCGCTGCCGCACCTGCCACCGGGCGCGGCCATCATCAACACCGCCTCGGTGGTGGCCTTCGATCCGCCCGAGGACCTGCTCGACTACTCGACCACCAAGGCCGGGATCATTGCGTTCACGCAGTCGCTCGCGAAGCAGCTGGCGAAGAAGGGCGTGCGGGTGAACGCCATTGCGCCGGGGCCGTACTGGACGCCGCTGCAGCCGAGCGGCGGGCAGCTGCCGGGCGAGATCGCCAACTTCGGGGCCGACACGCCGTATGGGCGCCCAGGGCAGCCGGTGGAGATCGCACCGCTCTTCGTGCAGCTGGCCGATTCGTTCGCGAGCTACACAAGCGGCAACGTCTTCCCGAGCACCGGCGGCACGGCCGCGCCTTAG